A DNA window from Staphylococcus warneri contains the following coding sequences:
- the sbcD gene encoding exonuclease subunit SbcD: MKVIHTADWHLGRILNGKQLLEDQRYVLEQFIDRMKEEKPDMIVIAGDLYDTTYPGKETIKLFEETIATLNIDMKIPIILISGNHDGKERLNYGASWFEHSDLYIRTQLESMTQPIHINGINFYTLPFATVAEVQHYFKDDSIQTHQQALDKCISSMSETLQPHEINILIGHLTVQGGKTSDSERPLTIGTVETVERKSFNIFDFVMLGHLHHPFSINEDIIKYSGSLLQYSFSEVGQPKGYRVVKFNHKNDIQDYFVPIEPMRKLEIVTGDYEDVIQEKANVSNKNNYIHFKLRNMAHISDPIINLKQIYPNTLALTNETFEYHEAIQHIEIKKEDDLSIINHFYKTITNEQLSDIQEKKINQIINDLMRKED, from the coding sequence ATGAAGGTAATCCATACAGCAGATTGGCATCTAGGTCGAATTTTAAATGGTAAACAACTACTCGAAGATCAAAGATATGTATTAGAACAATTTATAGATCGAATGAAAGAAGAAAAACCAGATATGATCGTTATTGCAGGAGATTTATACGATACTACATATCCTGGTAAAGAAACGATTAAATTATTTGAAGAGACGATTGCCACGTTAAATATTGATATGAAAATTCCAATTATTTTAATTAGTGGGAATCATGATGGAAAAGAACGTTTGAATTATGGTGCGAGTTGGTTCGAACATAGCGATTTATATATAAGAACTCAACTTGAAAGTATGACACAACCAATTCATATAAATGGCATCAATTTTTACACATTACCTTTTGCAACAGTTGCTGAAGTGCAACATTATTTTAAAGATGATTCAATTCAAACGCATCAACAAGCATTAGATAAGTGTATAAGTTCTATGTCAGAAACGCTACAACCTCATGAAATTAATATTTTGATTGGCCATTTAACTGTACAAGGTGGTAAGACTTCAGATTCAGAAAGGCCATTAACGATAGGTACTGTCGAAACAGTAGAAAGAAAATCATTTAATATTTTTGATTTTGTAATGTTAGGTCACTTACATCATCCATTTAGTATTAATGAGGACATTATTAAATACAGTGGCTCATTACTTCAATATTCTTTTTCAGAAGTTGGACAACCTAAAGGTTATCGAGTAGTTAAGTTTAATCATAAAAATGATATTCAAGATTATTTTGTTCCAATAGAACCAATGAGAAAATTAGAAATTGTCACAGGGGATTATGAAGACGTCATACAGGAAAAGGCAAACGTATCAAATAAGAATAATTATATCCATTTCAAATTAAGAAACATGGCTCATATTTCAGATCCGATTATTAATTTGAAACAAATCTATCCTAATACATTAGCATTAACAAACGAAACGTTTGAGTACCATGAAGCAATTCAACATATAGAAATCAAAAAAGAAGATGATCTTTCAATTATTAATCATTTTTATAAAACGATAACCAATGAGCAATTAAGTGATATACAAGAAAAGAAAATTAACCAAATTATTAATGATTTGATGAGAAAGGAAGATTAA
- a CDS encoding glycine betaine uptake BCCT transporter, with translation MNSSSSNEKNGKKISPVFIYSAIIAAIVVLIGAIFPTQFDSVTNEVKMWITDKLGWYYLILTTIIVFFCIFLIFSPIGKLKLGKPNDKPEFNTISWFAMLFSAGMGIGLVFYGAAEPMSHFASPPDADPKTTEAYTEALRSTFFHWGFHAWAVYGVVALALAYAQFRKGEPGLLSRTLRPILGDKVEGPIGTFIDVLSVFATLVGVAVSLGMGALQINGGLNYLFGVPNTTWVQAIIIVIVTILFIASAWSGLSKGIQYLSNLNIGLGALLMIITLIIGPTVLILNMMTSSTGSLLNTFLFNSFDTAALNGQKREWMSTWTLYYWGWWLSWSPFVGVFIARVSKGRSIREFISGVLLVPAIVSFIWFSVFGVLGIETGKKHPELFKMTPETQLFGVFNHVPLGIVLSFIALILIASFFITSADSATFVLGMQTTFGSLNPSSMVKVTWGIAQALIAFVLLLAGGGDGTKALNAIQSAAIISAFPFSFVVILMMISFYKDANKERKFLGLTLTPNKHRLEEYVKYQQEDYESDILEKRESRRNREREE, from the coding sequence ATGAATTCTTCTTCTTCTAATGAAAAGAACGGTAAGAAGATTTCTCCGGTGTTTATCTATAGTGCAATTATCGCAGCAATTGTTGTATTAATTGGTGCTATTTTCCCAACACAATTTGACTCAGTAACGAATGAGGTCAAAATGTGGATAACAGATAAACTAGGTTGGTATTACTTAATTCTAACTACGATTATAGTTTTCTTCTGTATTTTCCTTATCTTTAGTCCAATTGGGAAACTTAAATTAGGTAAACCAAATGACAAACCGGAATTTAATACTATTTCTTGGTTTGCGATGTTATTTAGTGCCGGTATGGGTATCGGTTTAGTATTCTACGGTGCAGCTGAGCCAATGTCTCATTTCGCTTCACCACCTGATGCCGATCCGAAAACGACTGAAGCTTACACAGAAGCATTACGTTCAACATTCTTCCATTGGGGCTTCCATGCATGGGCTGTATATGGTGTTGTAGCATTAGCACTTGCTTATGCACAATTCCGTAAAGGAGAGCCTGGCTTATTATCTAGAACATTACGCCCAATTTTAGGTGATAAAGTTGAAGGTCCAATTGGAACATTCATCGACGTTCTTTCAGTATTTGCTACTTTAGTTGGTGTAGCTGTATCACTTGGTATGGGTGCATTACAAATCAACGGTGGTTTAAATTATTTATTTGGCGTACCGAATACAACTTGGGTCCAAGCTATTATTATTGTCATAGTTACAATCCTATTTATTGCAAGTGCTTGGTCTGGTCTAAGTAAAGGTATCCAATATTTAAGTAATCTAAACATCGGATTAGGTGCTTTATTAATGATTATTACATTAATTATTGGACCAACTGTTTTAATATTAAACATGATGACTAGTTCAACTGGTAGCTTATTAAATACATTCTTATTTAATAGTTTTGATACTGCAGCATTAAATGGACAAAAACGTGAATGGATGTCTACATGGACACTTTACTACTGGGGTTGGTGGTTAAGTTGGAGTCCATTCGTTGGTGTATTTATTGCCAGAGTTTCAAAAGGACGCTCAATCAGAGAATTTATTTCTGGTGTACTATTAGTACCAGCAATTGTTAGTTTCATCTGGTTCAGTGTATTTGGTGTTCTTGGTATCGAAACTGGTAAGAAACATCCAGAGTTATTTAAAATGACTCCAGAAACACAATTATTCGGTGTATTCAACCACGTACCATTAGGTATCGTATTATCATTTATTGCACTTATTTTAATTGCTTCATTCTTTATTACTTCAGCTGACTCAGCAACATTCGTATTAGGTATGCAAACAACATTTGGTTCGTTAAATCCAAGTAGTATGGTTAAAGTAACTTGGGGTATTGCTCAAGCACTTATCGCCTTTGTATTATTATTAGCTGGTGGCGGAGATGGAACAAAAGCGCTCAACGCGATTCAGAGTGCCGCCATTATTAGTGCGTTTCCATTCTCCTTTGTCGTCATATTAATGATGATCAGTTTCTACAAAGATGCTAATAAGGAACGTAAATTCTTAGGATTAACATTAACGCCTAATAAACACAGATTAGAAGAATATGTTAAATATCAACAAGAGGATTACGAATCTGATATTTTAGAAAAACGTGAATCTAGACGTAATCGTGAAAGAGAAGAATAA
- a CDS encoding CcdC family protein has product MAYLIFSIVFAFLMGAVVIVIRMKAQNFPVNEKKIILPPFFMATGALMYVIPYFRLTGTEILESLVLGVLFSTVLIWTSRFEVKGSEIYMKRSKAFPIILISLLVIRTVIKIFISNEIDPGEIAGMFFLLAFCMIVPWRLAMYYKYKKVKKSIVH; this is encoded by the coding sequence GTGGCATATTTAATATTTTCAATTGTATTTGCATTCTTGATGGGTGCAGTTGTTATTGTGATTCGTATGAAAGCACAAAATTTTCCAGTCAATGAAAAGAAAATTATTTTACCACCATTTTTCATGGCAACAGGTGCTTTAATGTATGTAATACCATATTTCAGATTGACGGGAACTGAGATACTAGAATCATTAGTCTTAGGTGTATTATTTTCTACAGTTTTAATTTGGACATCTCGTTTTGAAGTAAAAGGTAGTGAGATTTATATGAAACGATCAAAGGCGTTTCCAATTATTTTGATATCACTATTAGTTATACGTACTGTTATAAAAATATTCATTAGTAATGAAATTGATCCAGGAGAAATTGCTGGTATGTTTTTCTTATTAGCATTTTGTATGATAGTACCATGGAGATTAGCGATGTATTACAAGTACAAAAAAGTAAAAAAATCTATTGTTCATTAA
- the mscL gene encoding large conductance mechanosensitive channel protein MscL, whose product MLKEFKDFALKGNVLDLAVAVVMGAAFNKIISALVEYIIMPLIGKIFGSVNFAEDWAFWGIKYGLFIQSIIDFIIIAFALFIFVKIANTLMKKEEPEEELEQNTVLLTEIRDLLREKH is encoded by the coding sequence ATGCTTAAAGAATTTAAAGACTTTGCGTTAAAAGGCAACGTATTAGATTTAGCTGTAGCCGTTGTTATGGGGGCAGCTTTCAATAAAATCATTTCTGCATTAGTCGAATACATCATCATGCCATTGATTGGTAAAATTTTCGGTTCAGTCAATTTTGCAGAAGATTGGGCTTTCTGGGGAATTAAATATGGTTTATTCATACAATCAATAATTGATTTCATAATCATTGCTTTTGCATTATTTATCTTTGTAAAAATTGCAAATACTTTAATGAAGAAAGAAGAACCAGAAGAAGAATTAGAACAAAATACGGTTCTTTTAACTGAAATTAGAGACTTATTAAGAGAAAAACATTAA
- a CDS encoding YneF family protein has translation MATWLAIILIVIALIAGLVGGFFLARKYMMDYLKKNPPINEEMLRMMMMQMGQKPSQKKINQMMTMMNKNMDQGMKGQKK, from the coding sequence ATGGCAACATGGTTAGCAATTATCTTAATTGTAATAGCATTAATCGCAGGTTTAGTTGGTGGTTTCTTCTTAGCTAGAAAATATATGATGGACTATTTGAAAAAAAACCCACCTATTAATGAAGAAATGCTACGTATGATGATGATGCAAATGGGTCAAAAACCTTCTCAAAAGAAAATCAATCAAATGATGACTATGATGAACAAAAACATGGACCAAGGTATGAAAGGTCAAAAGAAATAA